The Deltaproteobacteria bacterium DNA segment TGCAATATTTACAAGAATCAGGAGTCAAACCATGAAAACAAAACCTATTTCAGGACCGTTGGCCAAAAGAATAAAGCGAAAGAGTTTTGCCGAGGCTTATGAAGAAGCAGGTTATTTGCTGGATATCGGGGTGATGATTGCCCGTTTACGTGACAAAGCGGGCTTCTCCCAAAGCCAACTGGCAAAGAAGATAGATACGACACAATCCGTTATTTCACGAATTGAAAATGGAAATCAAAATCTGACTGTCAAAATGCTGGCTAAGATTGCGGATGTTTTGCACTGTGAATTATCGATGCAACTCAAGCCAACCAAACTGGCGGCATAAAAAAATGAGAATCAAGGTAATTGTAAAACCTAGTGCCAAGCGGGAGGCGATTGAAAAAACGGCGGATGGGGATTATCGTGTTTTTGTGAAAGCTCCGGCAAGGGAGGGGAAAGCTAATGAAGCGGTGATCAATGTCAAGGCCCAGCTATGCTGGGCCGCGAAGCAAACTCGAAGAGTTTGCGGAGTATAAAGTTTTGGCGGCCCATTTTAAAGTGCCGCGTTCTTCGATTGAAATTCTTACAGGGCTGGGGAGCAAAGCAAAGTGGGTCGAGATTGGTTAAGTTTTAAGAACCGTTGGATTCCCGCCTTCGCGGGAATGACATTAGAGCGTCTTCACTTTCCAAGATACTGAATAAAATCGATTTTTGTGACGAGGCCTATAAATTTTTCATCTTGTTTGACGATGGCGATTTCATCGGCTTCAAAAACTTTGAACAAGGCGTCGATGGGTTCATTAGCATGAAGTGT contains these protein-coding regions:
- a CDS encoding helix-turn-helix transcriptional regulator, which gives rise to MKTKPISGPLAKRIKRKSFAEAYEEAGYLLDIGVMIARLRDKAGFSQSQLAKKIDTTQSVISRIENGNQNLTVKMLAKIADVLHCELSMQLKPTKLAA
- a CDS encoding DUF167 domain-containing protein: MRIKVIVKPSAKREAIEKTADGDYRVFVKAPAREGKANEAVINVKAQLCWAAKQTRRVCGV